In the Defluviitalea raffinosedens genome, one interval contains:
- a CDS encoding NAD-dependent protein deacylase, producing MINELKSIIQKSDNIVFLGGAGVSTESNIPDFRSEEGLYNSKEKYPPEVILSHSFFMKHPDLFYSFYKSKMIYKEAKPNKAHLALAKIEEKGKLKAVITQNIDGLHQLAGSKKVLELHGSVHRNYCMKCNKAYSLEDVINSEGIIPYCKACGGMIKPDVVLYEEPLDSQILHKSIHYISNAEVLIVGGTSLVVYPAAGLVDYYKGKHLILINKSSTPYDTQADYVIHDSIGKVLSQLIEDIQ from the coding sequence ATGATCAATGAATTAAAATCCATTATTCAGAAAAGTGACAATATCGTCTTTTTAGGTGGAGCGGGGGTATCTACAGAAAGCAATATCCCTGATTTTAGAAGTGAGGAAGGTCTATACAATAGCAAAGAAAAATATCCCCCGGAAGTTATATTGAGCCATTCTTTTTTTATGAAACACCCGGATTTATTTTATTCATTTTATAAAAGCAAAATGATTTATAAAGAAGCCAAACCCAATAAAGCCCATCTGGCTTTGGCAAAGATAGAAGAGAAGGGAAAATTAAAGGCTGTTATTACGCAAAACATTGATGGATTGCACCAACTGGCAGGAAGCAAAAAGGTTCTGGAACTCCATGGTTCCGTCCACAGAAACTACTGTATGAAATGTAATAAAGCATATTCTTTAGAAGATGTTATAAACAGCGAGGGAATCATTCCTTACTGTAAAGCATGCGGAGGGATGATTAAGCCGGATGTAGTGCTATATGAAGAACCATTGGATTCACAGATTCTCCATAAATCTATTCATTATATTTCCAATGCAGAAGTTTTAATTGTAGGCGGTACTTCTTTAGTAGTATATCCTGCAGCGGGGCTTGTAGATTACTATAAAGGAAAGCATTTGATTCTGATTAATAAATCTTCTACACCATATGATACCCAGGCGGATTATGTGATCCATGATAGTATCGGAAAAGTACTCAGTCAGCTTATTGAAGATATTCAATAA